DNA from Phocoena phocoena chromosome 1, mPhoPho1.1, whole genome shotgun sequence:
GATGGATTCTGTGTGTCTAGCGAGTCAGAAAAGTGAAGGGGGTGGCCAGACTTTCTGTTTGCAGCAAAGTCTGAGGGCAGCACCTCAGCCTTTTACGTCCATCTAGCTAATACGTGACCCATGTGGATCCAAAGCACCTGGACTTTCTGCTGTATCCGTTTTTGTTATTACATATGAGCATTTCCAGGGAAtctgttgtttcattttctgAACAATGTAACTTAGTTGACAATTACTTTGGTAACCTTGTGGTTCTAGCCGGTGATGTGCGAGAAACATGTTTTTCTCCTAGTACTGAGTGCTAACTTTGTTCTCCTTGGGTAGACTGAAgggattctttttcaaaatacagttGAAAAATCACACTGCCCTGAGGAGGTTTTCCATATCCCATGTGGGGCCTCCTTGCTGGGCAGAGCGGTTCCACTGCTTGGCTGACCTAACCCTTTGTTACTCAGGAATTTTGTCATTCAGACACCTCCTTGGTCCTCCCCTGGATAACAGGATTGTTTGTTACGGGGCAGACAGCTCCCGTAAGTGAAGAGGATATCGGTGTATTTGATTCTAGCAGGACCAAGCCCAGGGTTGAGAATCCACCTATTCACGAAGAGAAGGAAGCTTCTCTTGTGGATCCTGTGTTCTGTGTGGGCATTGTCCCGAGGTATCAACCAGCTCAGGATGTAGTTAGGGAGCCCAAAGCAGGAGAGGTGATTTCCATGGAAAACAAGGAAAATTAGCAAAACCTGTAGACCCTCTACTGAATAATGTTGTGTTTAGGTTACTCGGTTTAGCAAGTTTGTCTGCTTCCCTTCACACACAGACTCCACCCCCGACCCTACCCTCACGCAGACAAAACGGGCAAAACGAACAAACCCCACAGAAAACAAAAGTCCGAAGTTGTCAGATTTGGTGTAGGGTAGGTTTACGTGTATATTGTCCTCACTCCCTGCGGGCACTGTTCTTAACACGCTTAAGCTCACTTAATCCTCGGCAGCAGCACCGGGCAGCAGGTGCTCTCGGCCACTTTGCAGTAAGGAAGATGTTCAGAGAGAAACCAGCATCGTCTCTGAGTCCCTGGAGCTGCTTTGCCACATAGAAGTGAATCCTCACtctgtttctcttccctctctttcagTTTCCCCAGCAAGAACATCccccaagatggcagaggagagcCCCAGTACCAGCGACTGCGTGTCCTTCAGCGTGCTCACCTGGGACCAGGTGAGCCGGCTGCATGAGGTCCTGACCGAGGTCGTACCCATCCACGGACGAGGCAACTTCCCCACCTTGGAGATCACGCTGAAGGACATCGTGCAGACAGTCCGCGGCCGGCTGGAGGAGGCGGGCATCAAAGTGCAGGACGTCCGGCTGAACGGCTCCGCGGCCGGCCACGTCTTGGTCAAAGACAACGGGTTGGGTTGCAAAGACCTGGACCTCATCTTTCACGTGGCTCTGCCCACGGAGGCCGAGTTTCAGCTGGTCAGGGATGTGGTTCTGTGCTCCCTCCTGAACTTCCTGCCAGAGGGCGTGAACAAGCTGAGGATCAGCCCAGTCACCCTGAAGGAGGCGTACGTCCAGAAGCTGGTGAAGGTACGCACGGACACTGACCGCTGGAGCCTCATCTCCCTCTCCAACAAGAACGGGCGGAACGTGGAGCTGAAATTCGTGGACTCCATCCGGCGTCAGTTCGAGTTCAGTGTGGACTCTTTCCAGATCATCCTGGACTCCCTGCTCTTCTTCTATGACTGCTCCAGCCACCCCGTCTCCGAGCACCTGCACCCCACTGTCATCGGGGAGAGTGTGTACGGGGACTTTGAGGAAGCCTTGGACCACCTGCAGAACAGACTCATCGCCACCAAGAACCCCGAGGAGATCCGGGGCGGGGGGCTGCTCAAGTACAGCAACCTCCTGGTGCGGGACTTCAGGCCCACCGACCAGGACGAGATCAAGACCCTGGAGCGCTACATGTGTTCCCGGTTCTTCATCGACTTCCCCGACATCCTCGAGCAGCAGAGGAAGCTGGAGACCTACCTGCAGAACCACTTCGCTGAGGAGGAGAGGAGCAAGTACGACTACCTCATGACCCTGCGCAGGGTAGTGAACGAGAGCACCGTGTGCCTCATGGGCCACGAGCGCAGGCAGACCCTGAACCTCATCTCCCTGCTGGCCCTGCGCGTGCTGGCCGAGCAGAACATCATCCCCAATGCCACCACCGTCACCTGTTACTACCAGCCCGCGCCGTACGTCAGCGACGGCAACTTCAACAATTACTACGTGGCCCACTCTCCGGTCACCTACAGCCAGCCCTACCCCACCTGGCTGCCCTGTAACTAACCTTGAGACCCGAGGGTTTCCGCAGGGGGAACCCCCGTAGGGCGAGGGCTCTCAGGTAGGGGAGACTCCTTCTAGATGTAGTTGTTTGGCTTTTAAAGGGGAACTCAGCTctgattctgctttttttttttttttttttttctttgtgtgccCATTGGAATGGGTCTCCAGTATATCATGAGCCAACCCTAAAGGGACCTGTTATTTCCAgtgccactttggaaaatgctaTAGGAACTATGACCTATCCACATCTTTCCAAGACAGACACTAACATGCCGTGT
Protein-coding regions in this window:
- the TENT5C gene encoding terminal nucleotidyltransferase 5C, whose product is MAEESPSTSDCVSFSVLTWDQVSRLHEVLTEVVPIHGRGNFPTLEITLKDIVQTVRGRLEEAGIKVQDVRLNGSAAGHVLVKDNGLGCKDLDLIFHVALPTEAEFQLVRDVVLCSLLNFLPEGVNKLRISPVTLKEAYVQKLVKVRTDTDRWSLISLSNKNGRNVELKFVDSIRRQFEFSVDSFQIILDSLLFFYDCSSHPVSEHLHPTVIGESVYGDFEEALDHLQNRLIATKNPEEIRGGGLLKYSNLLVRDFRPTDQDEIKTLERYMCSRFFIDFPDILEQQRKLETYLQNHFAEEERSKYDYLMTLRRVVNESTVCLMGHERRQTLNLISLLALRVLAEQNIIPNATTVTCYYQPAPYVSDGNFNNYYVAHSPVTYSQPYPTWLPCN